aaccctagcttcatgtccaaaccccagctcaaccccaaccctagccataaccctagcttcatgtccacaccccggctaaaccccaaccctagccataaccctagcttcatgtccaaaccccggctcaaccccaaccctagccatatccctagcttcatgtccaaaccccggctcaaccccaaccctagccataaccctagcttcatgtccacaccccggttcaaccccaaccctagccataaccctagcttcatgtccacaccccggttcaacccCAACTCTAGCCAtatccctagcttcatgtccaaacccCGGCTCAACCCCAACTctagccataaccctagcttcatgtccacaccccggttcaaccccaaccctagccatatccctagcttcatgtccaaacccCGGCTCAACCCCAACTctagccataaccctagcttcttgtCCAAACCCCGgctcaaccccaaccctagccataaccctagcttcatgtccacaccccggctcaaccccaaccctagccataaccttagcttcatgtccaaaccccggctcaaccccaaccctagccataaccctagcttcatgtccaaaccccagctcaaccccaaccctagccataaccctagcttcatgtccaaaccccagctcaaccccaaccctagccataaccctagcttcatgtccacaccccggctaaaccccaaccctagccataaccctagcttcatgtccaaaccccggctcaaccccaaccctagccatatccctagcttcatgtccaaaccccggctcaaccccaaccctagccataaccctagcttcatgtccacaccccggttcaaccccaaccctagccataaccctagcttcatgtccacaccccggctaaaccccaaccctagccatatccctagcttcatgtccaaaccccggctcaaccccaaccctagccatatccctagcttcatgtccaaaccccggctcaaccccaaccctagccataaccctagcttcatgtccaaaccctggctcaaccccaaccctagccataTCCCTAGCTTCATGTTCACACCCCTtttcaaccccaaccctagccataaccctagcttcatgtccacaccccggctaaaccccaaccctagccataaccctagcttcatgtccacaccccggctcaaccccaaccctagccataaccctagcttcatgtccaaaccccggctcaaccccaaccctagccataTCCCTAGCTTCTTGTCCAAGCCCCGgctcaaccccaaccctagccataaccctagcttcatgtccacaccccggctaaaccccaaccctagccataaccctagcttcatgtccaaaccccggctcaaccccaaccctagccatatccctagcttcatgtccaaaccccggttcaaccccaaccctagccatatccctagcttcatgtccacaccccggttcaaccccaaccctagccatatccctagcttcatgtccacacaccGGCTCAAACTATTCAAAGAGGGCTTGATCTGTCTGCTTGGAATTTTATGCAGTAAAATCGTTGGTACTTTCACGGCATAACAGGTTGCTTTTTTGTTTCACTTTCAATTTCCATTCTTCATCAGTCCATCACAGGCAACTATTTGTGGAATAATAGTAATTATAGTAGTTGTAAACTCCCGAGTCATCCACATGGGTGAGTCAGTCAAAACAACAGCTGATATGCACAAGGGCATGACAAGGAAAGTTTAAAAGTTGTGTAATGCCTTCTCCCAAACCATGTGTTGCACTGCACAATATACTATGTAATGCCCTGACgcttccttctctgtctctcagtgtgGCCTTTTTCTCTCCTGAGAAATACATTTGGCAATGTCTTCCTCTCTGTCCTAAGAGGACATTCCCATTTTCCCATTGTGTGAGTGGGTGAATAATTATAACATATTTTATCTTTGTTCTTCTGTCAGTACAATGTCATCACATTCCCTTGAGACATTCACCAAGCTTAAAAGCATAAACTGGGCTCAATTCTGACCCCAGTGTGTCAAAAATGGCATCATTTTTAAACCCTTTCTTTGATCCATTTTCGAACTTTGTCAAGTAACTAGTCACCAAAAAATAATAAAGAATGCTATGATTTTTTTGTTAATAGGGAGGAATGAAAAtgtaaaattatatatatatttttttgtttgttgcttaAGCAAAAAAATGACTCGATCGTGCACTATGTGATAAGAGCACAACATTTGGCACATTGGTAGATGTATGTAGTACAGTATACTCTGAAATGATATAGATATGGAGCCACCATTTGGCCCCATGGGGTCCtggcatacattttttttaaatggcagcCGATGGTACAAAAGTTGTACCGGCGAACTATGAACTGAAAAGCTGTCATTTGTGATTGACACTTGTAAACGTGTGCTTTTAACAATGTACATTTGTTGATTGCTAGGCATACAAATAAGATTATTTATTGATACATTTGAAACGAGGTCCAGTTGTGGCCGCAACCGGACTAGATTGTGAACGACTCTTGGGGGAATGCATTGCTTAACTGCCATGAGGGTGATAAGTAGCCTGAAGACTTACACTAAATTCTTCAGCTGCACTGTCGTTGGCCACAAGGCCTATCTCTCACGGGGGTGGGGCATGTGGTTGGCGTTCCATTCACTACCGAAAATGTTGACGAGCGGACACCCAACGGCCGGCAGTGGGAGTTGATGGAATGAAATGGATTTTGGCAGAGGTTCTGCTAATTTTCTCTTGGATAAAACATTTTATctccatacagttttctgtttccaaaactagaatatgtaacaaacagagtggactgtgttttgtagactttaccctttgccaacgTTTCAAAATATTTCCTTGTTTAGGAGGAGTGCAAGgacgaattgagttattgcagaCGCGCAActcacagagtaggcgttccctaacagaaatatgcaaataaaatgTTTAGAACatgccaataggatctcactagctcgtgcttggctctgcccacctccttgcttgttctgccaactatgattaatttgctcacattggaaacgacaggctctgGTCAATCTTGGGTTAGTTATGAAAATATTTGCTAGACACAGATAGTTGGCTCTGTGCacgccagtcaagttcttccactccgatctcgacaaactatttctgtatggacctcgctttgtgcacagggacattttcacactaaaacaggaaagggccttacccaaactgttgccagcacagaatcatctagaatgtcagtGTATGTATGTTACAACGTTAAGATTTCCCATtactagaactaaggggcctgaaacatgaaaaacagctccagaccattattcctcctccaccaaactttacagttggcactatgcattggggcaggtagcattctcctggcaaacccagattcgtccatcggactgccagatggtgaagtgtgattcatcactccagagaatgcatttccacagctccagaatccaatgatggcgagctttacacaactccagctgacgtttggcattgagcatggtgatcttaggcttgtgtgcggctgcttggccatggaaacccatttcatgaagctcccgtcGAACAGTTATTGAGcagaagttgcttccagaggtagtttggaactcggtagtgagtgttgcaaccgaggacgatttttacacgcttcagcactcggcggtcccgttctgtgagcttgtgtggcttatcaatttgcggctgagccgttgttgctcctagatgtttccacttcacaataacagcacttacagttgaccgggcggctctagcagggcaaacattttacaaactgacttgttggaaaggtgacgtcccatgacggtgccacgttgacagtcactgagctcttcataaggtcattctactgccaatgtttctctcgatttgatacacctgtcagcaacgggtgagacaaatagccgaatccactaatttgaaggggtgtccacatatatttgtatatatagtgtagctagCTATTTACATCCTATCAAACCTGTCGTCTTGTGTGTTTGGTTAGCCTCCTAGCGAGTAGCCAATGCCAGGGCAAGCAAGGTTAGGCATCAAGCTAGCTAACTTATCCTAGCAATGACGCTCGCAGTATATCTAGCTAGCAAGAAAACTAAACATTTGGCTAGCTGGCATCGGGAGTATGGGGTAACGTTAGTTACAGTAGTGAGGGTGAATTAAACAATTTTTTCAACATCTAGCTAGcttgttatctagctagctagttgtagCCAAAGGACTTTTTACAATTTCTAGCTAGCAACATTAGTCTGGCtcatccagtgtcctgtgtgaatttaaggatgctccctctaattcactctttctttctctctccttttggaggacctgagccttaggaccatgcctcatgCCTGGCCTGATGAgtcattgctgtccccagtccacctggtcatgctgctgctccagtttcaactgttctgcctgcagctatggaaccctgtttacctgtcccagacctgttgtttaactaaatgtgaatgatcggctatgaaaagtcaaTATGACATCATTCATATTCTTGAGGTAGTGTTAACGCAATTCGAGCTAGCCCACCAAGATCAGACCAACCCTGTTTGACTTCAAAGTACCAGGCATTAGATACAGCTTTTTTTCTTGAATTTGAACAAAGAGGTACGCTACAACAAGACTTGGTTTTCGCCATTTGTATTGAGAAAATACCATAAACCTTAGATCGGATATATAATCCACCAATATCAAACACAAAACAGACGTCCCAGACCCGGAAACTAAAGAAGCAACTAACGGGCAACTAATTTGGCGGGAGCATGGCGTCTGGGTAGCCGGGCAAGATGATACGCAATGCGACTTGTTCTCGAGTTCGCTGAGCACAGGCTGTAGGTTTTAGTTTCTCATTCTGGCAACATGCGATCAATTATCCGTTCTAAACATGTATTTCTATGCTCATGATCTATTTTCCTTCGCGCATTGGAGGACGGTTTACGTCTCTGGAACCGCTGAGCTGGAGGAGCGAACGGCTAAAATAAACGTCGTTCAAAGAGAACGAATCGTTCAACTGCAAATCACATCTCCAGTCGTGGACCGCAACTTCAATGAGTAAGCTACAGGACAGAAGATAACGTGTTATCATACGAAACGGAAGAAAAACTGTTGATAATCTTTTCATTCTCCAATTTAGTTTCGTTACTTGTATTTGTCATTTCAACGTTTTATTTAACATCTCTCTGCTTGTAATTAGTTATGTTGACATATCCCTTTCAAGCACTTAATCTGCGTCTGAAATAGTTTATTGTACGCCTGCAACAGGTGACAAATAGATAAACGTTAGGATTTTgtcggcggcaggtagcctagtggttagagcgttggaccagtaccCGAAAGGTTTCTGAATtaaatccccgagttgacaaggtaaaaatctgcccgtcattgtaaataataatgtgttcttaaccgatttgcctagtaaaaaaaaaaataattgtccaCGCCCCCCCCAAATCACATAAAGGCAGGAGAGTTTGAAGTCTCATCATATGAAAGGGTGCTTTCAAGTAGGGTACtgctgttgtctattccatttggaTTATTATTACTGTCAAGCAACTGCACCTGGAATCCATAGCCCTTCTGTGTTCCTAATTTTCTGTGTGAATTGGAGGGCAGCGAGAGAAGATGCATCTGGTCCTCAGGGTACTGTGTATCTCTATGCTCACACTGTGTTGCCTGAGTAGCACTGGTGAGATAGGTTGTAAACAATGGACAACCTCTGCTGGTTCTCCTGATGTCTGCTGTGAAAGGTGCAATCCAGGTAAATGTCTAAACTAGGCTACTGTAAATGGTTTAACTTTAAATGTAACCTATAAATAATCAATAATGAATGTAATGGGGCTTGGATTCTAAAGGCTTTATCTGGTTAAATTCTCTCTTTCATGGGGATGAACAATCTACTGTATCCCAGGTTAATTAAATCCTATGTATCCTTTAGTGGGTATACCACAGTGACCCAGTTGCGTTTCAGTGGCTTCTATTAGTAccaccagagggggggggggggggggggggggtgtatggataatgatcaAACAACTGTATCTGGCATGTGGAAGAGGGCTGGAAATAGTTTCCTATCAAATACACTTACCGTCCACTGCAATTGCTACTGATGGAGcgattgtgatgttattatggatGTAGATGTGTTTTCAATTGTTGCCGGTGTATTTTGTGTAGGGAACCGTCTGGTGACACGCTGTGGACCAGACCCAGAAAAGCTCTGCGTTCCATGTAGGAATGAGACCTACACAACTGATGGTACATCACACTCCTGTCTCAGGTGTACTCAGTGTGTAGGTATGTCACCAGAGATTTACCCATTTGATAGAATCTATTCTCCTCTACACTTAAATATCTATTGTTGATGAGCGAGACGTTTTAACATTCATTTTACTCCTCCTTTGCTTGCCTGCGTGTGTGTAGGTGGCGCCCAATTCCTTAAGGCGGCCTGTACAAAAAGCAAGGACACAGAATGTGACTGTAGGGCAGGATTCCGATGTGGTGATGACCACTGCTCCTTCTGTGTTGAGGAGTGTGGGACGGGCCAGGAACCTCTTCCTGCTGCAAGTAAGACACACATCTGTACCTGCAGACATTAAAGTCAAACAAGTTATCTGGCATGCCTAGTAAGACAAGATCAGGACACATGGGAACATTTTCACCAAGTCCGACCCtctgcatgtctgtctccatagggTCCTGCCGGAATTGTCCAGATGGGACCTTCAATGACAAAGTCCATGAGAAGTGCAAGTCTTGGAGAACAAGGTTAGATTTAATCCCCCCCTTTAAACTCTGAGTTTGCGTCAATATTGGAATTACCGATAGTACTAATGCCATTGCATAAATTACCGTATGCAGCAAAACACTTGCCTTAATCTCAGCAACTCAGAACTAAAATCCTCCGCTATGGCTACTCAATGTAATCTGATATTGGAGAGCCAATCCTTAAtctttatttctccatctctgtcccaGCTGTCTGCATCCCAATGAACACATTGTTGCAGTGGGAGATGCAGTCAGTGACAGCAAGTGCGGCATTGCCAACATTGTAACGCCAGAAGTCAACACCTTACCTTCAACACAGGCGGACCCTGAGGGTAAGACCAGTGAATCTaacccatggcaaaatgtatgtTATATCaccttgttttaaaaaaaagatgACAGCCTCTTTCTTTGATGGCACAGGGCTTTTTTGGGCTATAAGTGCCTCATTTGGGGTCTTTATCCTCCTTATCGTCTTGTTTCtggtcatcatcatcaccaaaaAGAAGCCAGAGAAGACAGCCCCCAAGGAGCCAACCCTTAATGAGCTAACTCCCCCTACAGGTAATTAGATGCTTATACAATGTTATTCATTCCTACTCAACATACAGCACTGCAACATTGTTCTGTCAGCTTTCAAACTGTAATCCTAAACGTGAACGAAGCATCAACATAATTTAATCTGAGATTGGCTCAATCTTCACCTccgctctccctctgtctcagatGAACCCAGGAGCCTGGTGGTGACCAGTTTCCACCACCCTCAGCAGGAGCAGGGCAGCAGCTCTGAAATCCTGTGCTCCCAGGACTTTGAGACCAAGCTCCTGCCTGTGTGAGTGGCAGTGGACTTactttcttgtgtgtttttgttccactttactttaatgtattttttaaaagaGTATTACTGATATTTATtgttgcattgttgggaaaggcatttcactgtacttgtggaCGTGACAATTAACTTGAAACAGGGTCATACTGGGTCTGACCTAATGATCACTACTTCACACGGGCACTCTGATGCCTACACATTGCTAGCCTCAAGCCCGGGCTGACGCTACTGCTGATACAGTTGGACTCTAGCTCTGCTGGACCATGCTACTGCGTCGCTGGGAATAAGACATTGAGGCTTAGATCATTTTTTGATTTTGTGATATCTTTTTATTCTGTGATATTTCTAATACCTCAGTCATTTTCTTATCTCACAGGCACATTCAAAGGTAAACTAGGTCACTATGTTAAGATCATGTACGTCAGTTAGCTAGTAAACTGATATTCAAATGTCAGTAGTGATGGGGAAATTTAGGGGGAAAAACATTGATGTCACTATATGACATATGCATTAGCAATTGGCTGCAGCTGGACTAGTTCAACTATTTACATTTTCTGGTTTCATAAACTGATGGCAAATGtcctttatgtcctgaatatgtAATACTACTCTTGAAATTTGTATGAAGGTAGTATCAGAGCCATGACCATAATGTAACAGTGAATGAGGGGGTACAGCAGTACAACACAGGAAGCTCTGTATAGTTGTGACTGGCAGCCTCCATGCCTCCCACAGGCTTATACAGTATCATAGTCACGTTTTCTCAGTTCCCTGAATGGCTAAACCTAGCTGCCCACAGTTTAAGCTGAAGGGGATATCCCTACTTAATATACTGTACAACCCGAGGTGTGACGAACGTTTCATTGCGCAAGGTATGACGA
This window of the Oncorhynchus clarkii lewisi isolate Uvic-CL-2024 chromosome 16, UVic_Ocla_1.0, whole genome shotgun sequence genome carries:
- the LOC139368587 gene encoding tumor necrosis factor receptor superfamily member 9-like, producing the protein MHLVLRVLCISMLTLCCLSSTGEIGCKQWTTSAGSPDVCCERCNPGNRLVTRCGPDPEKLCVPCRNETYTTDGTSHSCLRCTQCVGGAQFLKAACTKSKDTECDCRAGFRCGDDHCSFCVEECGTGQEPLPAARSCRNCPDGTFNDKVHEKCKSWRTSCLHPNEHIVAVGDAVSDSKCGIANIVTPEVNTLPSTQADPEGLFWAISASFGVFILLIVLFLVIIITKKKPEKTAPKEPTLNELTPPTDEPRSLVVTSFHHPQQEQGSSSEILCSQDFETKLLPV